GTGGTTCAGTTCCTTCGGGCCGGTCTTGGAGGAGTGCCAGATGTCGAACTGGTCCGGGTCGGGGGTGATGTTCCACCCGAGGATGACCGCGTCGAACTTCCGCTTGTCGATGAACTCGTTGATGAAGGCCGCCCACTCGACGGTCCGGATCTTCATCCGGATCCCGACCTCGGCCAGGTTCTGCTGCAGGATCGCCGCCGTCTTGGCGCGCGCGTCGTTCCCCGCGTTCGTGAGCACCGTGAACTCGAACGGCCGCCCGTCCTTCACGAGCACCCCGTCCTTCGCCTTCCATCCCGCTTCGGCGAGCAGCGCCTTCGCCCGCCCCGGATCGTGCGGGTACTTCTTCACGCCCGGGTTGAACGCCCACGTTCCGGGCTTGTAGGGGCCCGTCGCCTCCTGTCCCAGCCCGAGGAGGACTCCGTCGATCAGCGACTTTTTGTCCGCCGCGTGGGCGATCGCCTGACGGACCCGCTTGTCCCGGAAGAAGGGGTGGGAGAGGCGGAAGCCGAGATAGGTGTACCCCGATGCCGTGTACTTGTACCTGTTGAACGATTTCTTGAAATCGGCCGTTTCGGTCTGACGCACGTATTGCGGCGGAGTGAGCGTCATGATGTCCACGCCGCCGGACTTGAGCTCGAGGAACATGGTCGCCTGGTCGGGAATGACGCGCGTGATCACCCGGGAGAGGTACGGCTTCCCCTCGAAGTAGTCCGGATTGGCGTCGAAGACGACCTTCTCCCCCGTTTTCCACTCGACGAACCGGTATGGGCCGGTGCCGACCGGCTTCTTGTTCAGAGGGCTCTTCGAAATGTCGGGGTACATCGAAAGCAGGTGCTTCGGGAGGATGTGCATCCCCCACGACGCCAGCGCGGGGGCGAAGGGGCGGGCGTACTCCACCACGAACGTGTGGGGATCGGGCGCCGCGGCGCGTTTCACCTGCTTGAAATCCTCGCCGTACGCGGTGGGAGTGCGCGGGTCGATCATCCGCCGGTACGTGAACATCACGTCGTCGGAGGTGAAGGGGGCGCCGTCGTGCCACTTCACCCCTTTCCGCAGGTGGAAGGTGATCCTCTTCCCGTCGGGGGAGATCTCCCACGATTCGGCGAGCTCCCCCTCGAGCTTCAGATCCTTGTCGTACCGGACCAGCCCGTTGAAGACGTAGCCGGCCGCCTCGTGGGAAGAGGCGTCGGTCGTGACCGCGGTGAGGAAGCCGCTCACGTCCCCGATGCTCCCCTCGACGAGGGCGTCCCCGTACGCCGGGACGTCGGGGACGGGCGTTCCCTTCTCCGCGCTCTCCTTCTTCCCTCCGCTGCACGCGGCGAGCAGGAGCAACAGCGCGATCGACGGCAAAACGGCCCGCCGCAGCGGTTCCT
The Deltaproteobacteria bacterium CG2_30_66_27 genome window above contains:
- a CDS encoding peptide-binding protein → MKEPLRRAVLPSIALLLLLAACSGGKKESAEKGTPVPDVPAYGDALVEGSIGDVSGFLTAVTTDASSHEAAGYVFNGLVRYDKDLKLEGELAESWEISPDGKRITFHLRKGVKWHDGAPFTSDDVMFTYRRMIDPRTPTAYGEDFKQVKRAAAPDPHTFVVEYARPFAPALASWGMHILPKHLLSMYPDISKSPLNKKPVGTGPYRFVEWKTGEKVVFDANPDYFEGKPYLSRVITRVIPDQATMFLELKSGGVDIMTLTPPQYVRQTETADFKKSFNRYKYTASGYTYLGFRLSHPFFRDKRVRQAIAHAADKKSLIDGVLLGLGQEATGPYKPGTWAFNPGVKKYPHDPGRAKALLAEAGWKAKDGVLVKDGRPFEFTVLTNAGNDARAKTAAILQQNLAEVGIRMKIRTVEWAAFINEFIDKRKFDAVILGWNITPDPDQFDIWHSSKTGPKELNHVGFANPEVDRLLDEGRSTFDLEKRKKAYFRIQEILAEEQPYVFLYVPEALPVVHNRFRGIVPAPAGITYNFIKWYVPAALQKHQIQP